The nucleotide window CGGGGGCTCCGCACCGGCATCCTCGAGCAGGACGTGCGATTCGCCGACCCCGCCGCCTCCCCGCGCGAGCTCTACGCACGCGTCCTCGGCGAGCGGCGCGCCGAGCAGCTGCCGCTCACCGGCCTCGGCCTCATCGCCCCGCGCGATGCGGACCGGCCCGTCGGCGCCCTCTCGGTCGGGCAGCAGCGCCGGCTCGCGCTCGCGCTCGTGATCGCGAAACCGCCGCACCTGTTCCTCCTCGACGAACCGACGAACCACCTCTCGCTCGCCCTCGCGACCGAGCTCGAAGACGCCCTCGGGCACTACCCCGGCGCCGTCGTCATCGCGAGCCACGACCGCTGGCTCCGCCGCCGCTGGTCGGGCTCCGCCCTCCCCTCACCCCCGCCCGCCCGCCGGTCGAGTAGGCGCGCAGCGCCGTATCGAGACCCTCCGCCCGCCCGCCCGCCGGTCGAGTAGGCGCGCAGCGCCGTATCGAGACTCCCTCCGTCCCCGCCCGCCCGCCGGTCGAGTAGGCGCGCAGCGCCGTATCGAGACCCCGCCCTCCCGCCGGAGTGCCGGTTTCCCGTCGAACGCGGCCTGGGAGTGCCGATCTCCCGCCGGAGTGCCGACTTCCCGGTCCTCCGGCGGGAGATCGGCACTCCTCGTGAGCAGTTCCGAAGACGAGGTGCATCGACTTGCCCTGAATTAGAAACTGTGTTCGAATAATCGTGTGAGATGGAGCGGTCAGGAACTCGGCGTCGGGCGGAACGACACCCTGCCGGGCCTCGCGCGCCTGAACACCCTCGTCCGCACGGTCGAGACGCCGGAGTTCGCGGGTATGACGTTCCACGAGGTGCTCGCGAAGTCCGCCCTGAACCGCGTCCCCGGCACCTCGAAGATGTCCTTCGGCTGGACGATCAACCCCTACCGAGGCTGTTCTCATGCTTGCGCTTATTGTTTCGCGCGCCCCACGCATGAGTATCTCGATCTCGATTCGGGCGATGACTTCGATCGGCAGATCGTCGTGAAGATCAACGTCGCCGAGGTGCTGCGGAAGGAGCTCGCACGGCCGGGCTGGCGCCACGAGTCGGTCGCGCTCGGCACGAACACCGATCCGTACCAGCGCGCCGAGGGGCGCTACGAGCTCATGCCGGGCATCATCGACGCGCTCGCCGGCTCCCGCACGCCGTTCAGCATCCTGACGAAAGGCACGCTGCTGCGTCGCGATCTGCCGCGGCTGCAGGCGGCGGCCCGGCTCGTCCCCATCGACCTCGCGATGTCGATCGCGATCTACGACCACGATCTCCAGCAGTCCGTCGAGCCGGGTACGCCGAGCACGAAGGCGCGCCTTGCGACCGTCACGGCCGTGCGCGAGGCCGGCTTCGACTGCAGCGTCTTCCTCATGCCGATCCTGCCGTACCTCACCGATTCGAAGGCCCATCTCGACGAAGCGCTCCGGAGGGTGAAGGCGGCCGGTGCGACGACGGTCCTGTACAGCGCCCTGCACCTGCGGGGCTCCGTAAAGCCGTGGTTCATGCGGTGGCTCGCACGCGAGCACCCGGAACTCGTCCCGAGGTACCGCTCCATGTACTACGGGCAGAACGCCTACGCGCCGAAGGAGTACCGGCGCTGGCTCGCCGAGCGCATCCACCCGCTCATCCGTGCGCACGGGCTCGCGCGCGGCGAGGAGGACCCCGTCACGGGCGGCATCCGCTCCCGAGCGCTCGGCCGCGATCCCGCCCCGGCGCCCGCCGGCCCGTTCGAAGCCGGCCCCGGGGCGGCCGTCGGCTGGTCGACGGCGCAGCCCGGGGTGCTGTTCTGATGTCGCCGCAGGCAGGCCCGCTCGCGGCGAGGGCGCGCCGCCCGTGTGAACGCCGACAGAACGCGCCGCCGCCGGCACGGTCGACCGAGCGTCGACGGCATCGGTACGCCTCGAACCGGGGCTGTGCGGCGGATCCACGCCATCTCGCGAAATCCTTGGCTCAGCTGAGTTCCTGCTGGGATAATTCCGGGGACGGAAGACGACGACCGTCTTCCGACACCGGCCCGGATGCGGGGAGTCGATGCCGAGCAGCGAGCGAATCGACGACGGGGCGTTCAGCGCGTCCTTTCGCTCGGCCGCCCTCTGGGGGGCGGCGGTCGCGATCGCCGCATCCATCGGCATCGCCATCGTCGTCATGGTCGAGCAGGAAGAGCCGCTCGCGCCCATCGCGATCGTCCTCTTCGTCGCGCTCTGGGTCGCCGTCTTGGTGCCGCACCGGGTCCGACGAGTGCCGGTCGCCGTGATCGCCTTGATCGCCGGAAGCGCGCTGGTCACCTGCCTCACCGTGCTCATCCTGACCTGGCAGCACGGCTTCACCGACACCAACAGCCTCGCGATCGCCATGCCGGCCGTCGCACTCATGTTCATCAGCGGCCCGGGCGGCATGCTCGCCGCGCTGCTGTGGCCGGCGGCCGGGTTCGTGCTCGGCACCTGCGCGGGCTTCGTCGCAGCGGCGCTGACCGGCCTCACGGCCTCGCTGAACGTCGCAGCGTTCGGGGCCTTCCTGCTGATCATCGGCTTCCGGGCCGCCGAGTGGAGCGTGCGCAGTCGAGTGGGCGCACTGCGTGGCGTGCCGGCGACCGCGACCCCGCCCGGAACCGAGGCGGCGGCTACGGTTGCCGCGGTCGCCGCCGGGCACCTCCGCGCGATCGCCGAGTCCGGTTCCGGGCCGCTCGATCCCAAGATGCGCGCCGAGATCCGCCGCGACCTCGCACGCTTCGTCGGGCATGATTGGCGCGCACTCGCCGGGGCGCTCGCGACGCCCGCCGGCCCCCGAGGCGTCCCATCCGGTGCGGCGGGCGAGCCGTTCGCCGAGGCAGGCCGTGCACCGGTGGCGGTCGGGCTGCCGCAGCTGGCCGCGTCCGCGTCGAGCGTGGGGATCCTCGTCCGCCGGAGCGGCGACCCGGCCCTGCTCGGGCGCCTCCCGCCGCCCGCGCGCGACGCGGTGGATGCCGCGCTCGCCCAGTGCGTCGTCAACGTCGCAAGGCACGCCGGGGTGAACGAGGCCGCCCTGTCCGTACGGGAGGACGACGGCTGTCTCGAAGCCGTGTTCTCGGACGAGGGGGCGGGGTTCGACGCCGCCGCGATCGGCCCGGACCGCGTGGGCCTCCGCATCTCGGTGCAGGCGCGCATCGAGTCCGTCGGCGGTTCGGTCGCCGTCCGTTCCGTCCCGGGCGAAGGAACCGCGATCACGATCCGCATCCCGATCGGGGAGGCGTGATGCCGGGCCGCACTTCGCTCACCGAACAGGACATCAGCCCGCGACGGGCGGACGCCGCCCGCCCAGCCGTCGTCGTCGGTGCGATCGCCTGCGTCGTCCTTGCGGCGATCACCCTCGTCAGCCACCTCGACGAAGCGCACCGGGCCATCCCTGCGGTGCTCTCGGTCGCTCTCGTCGCCGCGGCCGGCATCGCGGCGGTGATCGCGACGCGGGCGAGGTTCGACCCGTTCCGGCCCGAGCGTCTCTGGATCGTCATCGCCGTCTCGATCTGCGCATCCATCGCCGAATTCGCGAGCACCGCCGGCAACAACGCCCGCGTCTACGACGACTTCGGCCCGTACGTGACGGGCATCCTCCTCATCGTGCTCGCCCCGTTCGTCGGCTGGCTGTCGATCGTGATCGCCGGGGTCGGGGCGGCGGCCCTGCAGCTCGTCGTCGTCATCGGCGCCCTCGGCTACCAGCAGACGCAGGCGCCCACCGGGGTGTCGCTGATCGCGGCGACCGCGCCGCTGCTCGCCCTCACCGCCGTCGCGGCCGGCTTCTCGGCGGCGATCGTGCGCAACGTCCTCGCCAGGCAGCGCGCCCACAACCGGGCCATGATCGCCGCCGCCCGCGCCCGCGGGGGCCGCGGGCCGAACGACCGCGCCCGGCTCCTCGTCGGCGAGGTGCTGCCGTTCTTCGTCGAGATCGCAAGCGCCACCCGGGTGAGCGTCGAACAGGTCGACCGGGCCCGCGAGCTCGCGGAGGCCCTCGAAGAGGTCCCCGAGACCGTCGCGGACCGCGACTGGCTCGCCGAGCTCGCCGGCCGGGTGGTCTCCGCGGGCCGCCGCATGCATGTGGACGACGTCGGTGCCGCATCCACGGAGCTGACGACCGGGCAGGCGAACGGGGTCGCGGCCCTCGTCCGCTGGCTCGCGGGCGCCCGCACGCCCGAGCTCACGGCGATCGAGGTGCATTTCGGCCGGGCGGGCGGCCGCCCCGAGGTCGTCGTGGATGCGACCCTCGAGTCCGACGCCCCCGATTTCCGCCGGGAGCTCGACGGCTTCGCCGTCGTCCTCGGCTCGCTGTTCGCGCACGTCGAGGTCACGCGGGCGCGGGACAATACCAGGGTGACGATGTCCGACGTCGTCGCGACGTATCCACCCCTGGACGACGGGAGCCCGTGACATGGCGAAGCTCTATTTCCGCTACGGCGCGATGAACTCGGGCAAGTCGACGGCCCTGCTGCAGGCCGCATTCAACTACGAGGAGCGCGGCCACCGCGTGCTCCTCGCCAAACCCGCCGTCGACACCAAAGGCGACCATCGCATCGTCTCGCGACTCGGCGTCACGCGCGAGGTCGACTACATCATCGAGCCGGGGGCGGATGTGCTCGCGGTTTTCGAGCAGCACCGCGCCGGCGTCATCGAGTCGGCCGGTCGCGACGTCAGCTGCCTCCTCATCGACGAGGCGCAGTTCCTCGAGGCCGAGCAGGTGGAGGATCTGCTGCGCATCGCTCTGCTCGACGACATCCCGGTGCTCGCCTACGGCATCCGCACCGACTTCCAGACTGTCGCCTTCCCCGGCAGCCGCCGCCTCCTCGAGATCTCGCACGCCCTCGAGGAGCTGAAGACGATCTGTCGGTGCGGCCGCAAGGCGATCTTCAACGGCCGGCGCATCAACGGGCGCTTCGTCTTCGACGGCGATCAGGTCGCGATCGACGAGGACCTGGTCTCCTACGAGTCGCTCTGCGGCGTCTGCTACCTGCAGGAGTCGGGCGGGGTGCTGAACGGCCGCGCGCACGGGTGACGCTTCGTCCGCGAGTGGATGCCGGAGCGCACCGCCGCGGCTTCGCGCCCTGCCCCGGCTCGGCCGGTTCCCAGCGCCACGGCCGGTAGAATCGGGTGACTCGGAAGGCCCCCTGTGATCCGCATGATGCTCCGCCCGCGATGGGTGCTCGCGCTCGTCTTCGCGCTCGCCGTCGCCGCCGCGTTCGCGCTGCTCGGCCAGTGGCAGCTCGACCGGGCCATCGAGCAGGGTCGCACCGTCGAGCGCACGACCGAGGCGGTGCAGCCGCTGGCCGACACGGCGGAGCCCGATGGTCCGACCACGCAGATCGCGACGGGTCAGATGGTCGAGGTGACCGGCCGGTTCGTGCCGGGCGACACGGTGCTCGTCGAGGGGCGGCTGAACGGCGGCGTCGCCGGCGTGTGGCCGGTCGCGCACCTCGAGGTCGAGGGCGCCTCCGCCGAGGCGGGTGGGCTGCCGGTCGCGCTCGGCTGGGCTCCGGATGCGGAGTCCGCACGCGCCGCAGCCGACGAGTTCGACGCATCCGCGGGAGACCCGGTGACGTTCACGGGCCGCTTCCTGCCGAGCGAGGCCCCGGAGGAGCCCGGCGAGGGCGAGGATCCGCATCGCATGCAGACCGTCGCGGTCGCCCAGCTCATCAACCTGTGGGCGGACTACGACGACCGCCCGGTGTACTTCGCTTATGTGACGATGGCCGATCCGCCCGCCGGGCTCGACGCGATCGATTCCCCGGAGCCCGAGGAACCGTTCGAACTGAACTGGCTGAACATCTTCTACGCGGTCGAGTGGGTCGTCTTCGCCGGTTTCGCGGTGTACCTCTGGTACCGGCTCGTGAAGGACGCGGTCGAGCGCGAGGAGCAGGAGGCGGCCGAGGCCGCTGAGGCCGCCGAGCGTGACGCGGTGGATGCCGCGGTGCCGCCGACCGACTGATCACCCACCGACCGAGCGCCCGGCCGAGTCTCCGCCCCGCGGCTCAGCCGGTGAACGCGTCGGCGAACGCGGCATCGGGTTCGATCTCGGTGATGACGTCGACGAGCACGCCGCCGGGGTCGGCGACGATCACGTGACGCTGCCCGAAGGCCTCGCTTCGGAGCGCTTGTACGACGGGCACGTCGGCCTCGGCGAGGCGGCGGGCCACGGCATCCACATCGGGCACCTCGATGTTGACGAGCATGCCGCCGGCGGTCCGCCCGCGATGCGCGGCGGGGAGGGTCTCGTGCCCGGCGTCGAGCAGGGCGATCTCGGCGCCCGACGGATGCCTCAGGCTCACATACCAGTCGGCGGCGAACACCGGTTCGAACCCGAAGTGCTCCCGGTAGAAGGCGGCACTGGCGGCGGGGTCGCTCGTGGCGAGCACGGGGTAGAGGTTCATGTCGGCTCCGTCCGATGGAAGATACATACAGTGTGTATGTGTTCTGCCAGCGTACGTTGACATACAGTACGTATGTCAAGTGCGAGGCGAACGAGCGGAGACGACCGTGGTGGGCAAGGCCGAACAGCGCGAGCGCACCCGCGCCGCCCTCGTCGACATCGCCGCCCGGCGCTTCGCCCGCGACGGCTACGCCGGCGTCGCCCTCGACGACGTCGTCGGCGAGGCAGGCCTCACCCGCGGCGCCGTCTACCACCACTTCGGCAGCAAGCAGGGCCTGTTCCGCGCGGTCGTCGAGCACGCCCAGCACCATGTCGCCGGCGCCGTCGAACGCGCCGCCGACGGCGACGGCCCGGCCCTGGCCCGCTTCCTCGACGGCTGCCGCGCCTTCCTCGAAGCGAGCCTCGACCACGAGGTGCGCCGCATCCTGCTCGTCGACGGCCCCGCGGTGCTCGGCTGGGCCGACTGGCGCGAGGGCGACCTCGACACGAGCGTGCCGCTGCTGGACGAAGGGGTCGCCGAACTCGCCGCGGCCGGCGTCATCGAGGGCGATCTCGCCGTGGTCGCCACGATGGTCTCGGGCGCGCTGAACGAACTCGCCCTCGCCGCCGCGGAACGCCGCGATGCGGCCGCGCGCATCGACGCGGGCATCGCCACGCTCGAACGGATGCTCTCGGGACTCTCTCCGAAAGCCACCGCGTAGAATCGAGGCATGCCCCTCGAGCCGAAACCCGCCGATCTGCCGCGGATCCGCGGCGCCGTGAAGTTCTACCAGGTCGCGTCGGTCATCACGGGTGTCATGCTCCTGCTGCTGTGCGCCGAGATGATCCTGAAATACGCGTTCCACCTGGAGCTCTTCGCGTTCGGCGACGCCGGCTTCCTCGCCTTCGCCCAGGTCCTCGAAACGGCCCAGGGCCTCGAATCGACCGGCACCGGCGTGAACCTCTCCACCGGCATCCTCATCGCCCACGGCTGGTTCTACGTCGTCTACCTCTTCGCCGACTTCCGGCTCTGGAGCCTCATGCGCTGGCCGTTCACGCGGTTCATCGTCATCGCGCTCGGCGGCGTCGTGCCGTTCCTCTCCTTCTTCCTCGAGGGGCGCATCGCCCGCGAGGTCCGCGCCTACCTCGACGAGCGCGAGGCGGCATCCACCCCCGGCCAGGCGGCGCAGGACGCCGCCGCATGACCGACGAGACGGGAGACACCGTGACGGAGCCCACCGGGCACCACGACGACACCGCGCCCGAGGCGCCCGTGACCACCGACGCCGACGAGCAGCCGGCCGTGCTGCAGCAGCCGGGCGAGCCCGCCGCGAACGGCACCGCCCAGCGCCCCGTGCTCGTCGTCGACTTCGGCGCCCAGTACGCGCAGCTCATCGCGCGCCGGGTGCGCGAGGCGTCGGTGTACTCCGAGATCGTGCCGCACACGATCACCGCCGAAGAGGTCGCCGCGAAGAACCCCGTCGGCATCGTCCTCTCGGGCGGGCCGAGCTCGGTCTACGAGGCCGGCGCGCCCTCGCTCGACGAGGGCATCCTCGAACTCGGCGTGCCGACGCTCGGCATCTGCTACGGCTTCCAGGTCATGGCCCGCCAGCTCGGCGGCGAGGTCGCGCACACCGGCCTGCGCGAGTACGGGGCGACGGATGCCCGGCTGACGGATGCCGGCGGTTCGCTGCTCGGCGGCCAGCCCGACGCGCAGACCGTGTGGATGAGCCACGGCGACTCGGTCGCACGCGCCCCCGAGGGTTTCGACGTGCTCGCCTCGACCGAGTCGACGCCGGTGGCGGCGTTCGCGAACGACGAGAAGAAGTTCTACGGCGTGCAGTGGCACCCCGAGGTCAAGCACTCCCAGCACGGGCAGGCCGTCATCGAGAACTTCTTGCACCGCGCCGCCGGCATCCCCGCCGACTGGAACTCCGGCAACGTCATCGCCGAGCAGGTCGAGCGCATCCGCGAGCAGATCGGATCCGCCCGCGTCATCTCGGCCCTCTCCGGCGGTGTGGACTCGGCCGTCTCGACGGCCCTCGTCCAGCGTGCGGTCGGCGACCAGCTCACCGCCGTCTTCGTCGACCACGGCCTGCTCCGCGCCGGCGAGCGCCAGCAGGTCGAGGAGGACTACGTCGCCGCGACGGGCGTCCGGCTCATCACAGTCGACGCCGCCGACACCTTCCTCGCCGCGCTCGACGGCGTCAGCGACCCCGAGCAGAAGCGCAAGATCATCGGCCGCGAGTTCATCCGCGCCTTCGAGCGGGCGCAGGCCGATCTCATCGCGGAGGCGCGCGAGGCGGGGGAGCCGATCCGCTTCCTCGTGCAGGGCACCCTCTACCCGGACGTCGTCGAATCCGGCGGCGGCACCGGCACCGCGAACATCAAGTCGCACCACAATGTGGGCGGCCTGCCCGAAGACCTCCAGTTCGAACTCGTCGAACCGCTGCGGACCCTCTTCAAGGACGAGGTGCGCGCCATCGGCCGCGAGCTCGGCCTGCCCGAGGCGATCGTGTCGCGCCAGCCGTTCCCCGGGCCGGGCCTCGGCATCCGCATCGTCGGCGAGGTCACGCGCGAGCGCCTCGAGATCCTGCGGGCGGCGGATGCGATCGCGCGCGCCGAGCTGACGGCCGCGGGCCTCGACGGTGAGATCTGGCAGTGCCCGGTCGTCCTCCTCGCCGATGTGCGCTCCGTGGGCGTGCAGGGCGACGGCCGCACCTACGGGCACCCCATCGTGCTGCGCCCGGTCTCCTCCGAGGATGCGATGACGGCCGACTGGACCCGCCTGCCCTACGACGTCCTCGCGAAGATCTCCAACCGCATCACGAACGAGGTCAGCGAGGTCAACCGCGTCGTCCTCGACGTCACCTCGAAGCCCCCGGGCACGATCGAGTGGGAATGAGCGAGCGGCCGCCTTCGGGCGGCCGTTCCGCGTTCACGGGGCCCCGGGCATCCGCACCCGGTTCACTCCGACCGCGCTCGGGCATCCGCACCCGACCGGTCCGCCTCGTGTCCACACCTGGGTAGCGCAAGGCCCCGGGCATCCGCACCCTGCAGGTTCGACGGTCCGCTCGGTCTCTGCGCAATGCAGGAACGCGCTCGGCGTGTCGCAGCGCCCACGCGGCAGAACGGGTCGCGACACGGTTGCACTCCTGCATTGCGCAGAGGAATGCGCGGAGGAATGCGCAGAGGATTGCGCGGAGTGATGCGCAGAGGAGGGCGAGGGCGCAGAGGAGCGCGAGGGCGCAGGAGGGTGGATGGCAGAGGTTTTTCGCGGCGCATGTCGATTCCGGCTCTTCCCGTTCGACGCATGGAGTGAGAGGGTCGAGAGACGACCCGTGGACAGGGAGACGATCATGTCGAAGTACATGCTCATCATGCGCGCCGACGACACCGGCGCTGCCAACTACGAGCAGATTCCGTTCGAGCAGGTCATCGAGGCGATGGGCCGCTACAACGAGGCGATGATGAACGCGGGCGTGCTGCTCGCCGGCGAGGGGCTGAGCGACGCGAGCGAGGGCTTCGTCGTCGACTTCTCGGGGGAGGAGCCGCTCGTCACCGACGGCCCCTTCGGCGAGACGCGCGAGCTCTTCAACGGGTTCTGGATCATCGAGGCCTCGACGCGCGAGGAAGCGGCCGAGTGGGCCAAGCGGGCGCCGCTCGGGCCGGGCGCGTTCCTCGAGGTGCGGCGGGTGAACGGCCCCGAGGACTTCCCGCAGGACAACGAGTGGATCAAGAAGGAAGAGGGCTGGCGCGAGGAGCAGGCCGCGCGCGCCGCCGGAGACGACTGAGCGTGCCCGACGCGGCGGCGGTGCGGCGCTCGGTTGCGGCGGTGTGGCGCATCGAGTCCGCTCGCATCGTCGCCGGGCTCACCCGGATGACCGGGGACTTCGCGTTCGCCGAGGATCTCGCGCAGGATGCGCTCGCCGCCGCCCTCGAGCAATGGCCGGCCGAGGGCGTGCCGCGGCATCCGGGCGCCTGGCTCACCGCCGTCGCCAAGCGTCGCGCGATCGACCAGTGGCGCCGCCGCGAACGCCAAGACGCCCGTGTCGCCGTCATCGCCCATGACCTCGAGGAGGAGCAGCGGCTCGCCGTCGACGCCGATCCGTCCGACCCGGACGAGATCCACGACGACATGCTGCGGCTCGTCTTCATCGCCTGCCACCCGGTGCTCGCCCGCGAGGCGCGCGTCGCGCTCACCCTCCGGGTCGTCGGCGGCCTGACGAGCGAGGAGATCGCGCGCATGTTCCTCCAGCCGGTCGCGACCGTGCAGCAGCGGATCGTGCGGGCGAAGAAGCAACTGGCGGGCGTGCCGTTCGAGGTGCCGCCGCGGGAGGAGTTCGACGAGCGGCTCGGCGGGGTGCTCGGCGTGCTGTACCTCGTGTTCACGGAGGGGCACACGGCGACGGCCGGCGACGACTGGATGCGGCCCGAGCTGAGTTTCGAGGCGGTCCGGCTCGCGCGCGTGCTCGTCGGCCTCGCACCCCGCGAACCCGAGGTGCACGCCCTGCTCGCGCTCATGGAGCTCACCGCGGCCCGGTTCCCCGCGCGGCTCGGCGCCGACGGGGAGCCGGTCCTCCTCGCCGAGCAGGATCGGCGGCGGTGGGATCGCGCCGCGATCCGGCGCGGCCGGGCCTCGCTCGCGCGGGCGCAGGAGATCGCCGGGGATCGCGGGCTCGGCCCCTACGCGCTGCAGGCGGCGATCGCCGAACAGCACGACCTGGCCACCTCGGTGGAGGCGACGGACTGGGCGCGGATCGTCGCCGCCTACGACGGGCTCGCGGCGCTCGCGCCCTCGCCCGTGATCGAGCTGAACCGGGCCGTGGCGGTGTCGATGGCCGAGGGGCCGGCGGCCGGGCTCGCGATCGTCGACGGCCTCGCCGGCGAGAAACGGCTCGCGGTCACGCATCTGCTGCCGAGCGTGCGCGGCGAGCTCCTCGCCCGGCTCGGGCGCGACGAGGAGGCCCACGCCGAGTTCGAGCGGGCCGCGGGCCTGGCCCGGAACGCGCGCGAACGCGCCGTGCTGCTCGCGAAGGCCGCCGCGACCGGCGGGCGGAGGCCCGCCGACGCCTGAGCGCGCCGCGGCATCCACACCCGGGAACGCGAACGGCCGCCCCGAGAGGCGGCCGTTCCGTGCTGGGCGAGGTCAGTCGTTGGACTGCAGGATCGCGAACATGCGCAGCAGTTCGACGTAGAGCCACACGACGGTGACCATGATGCCGAAGGCGCCCGTCCACTGGTACTTCGCCGGCGCCTTGTTGTCGACGCCCTGCTTGATGAAGTCGAAGTCGAGCACGAGCGAGTACGCCGCCATGATGACGACGAGCACACCGAGCAGCAGCGCGATCGGGATGCCGAAGAAGTCGCCGCCGCGCAGGCCCCACGGGTCGGTCGAGACGCCGGTCCACATCAGGACGATGTTCACGAGCGAGAACACGGCGTAGCCGACCATCGCGATGAGGAAGATCTTCGTCGCCTTCTTCGAGGCGCGGATCTTGCCGGAGGCGAAGAGCGCGAGCGTCACGCCGAAGACGACGAGCGTCGCGATGACCGCCTGCGAGACGGCGCCGTCGGCCACGGCACCGAACAGGGCCGAGATGCCTCCGACGAAGAGGCCCTGCGTGCCCGCGTACGCGAGGATGAGGGCCGGCGACGGCTCCTTCTTGAAGCTGTTGACGAGGGCGAGCACGAAGCCGGCGATGCCGCCGAGCACCCA belongs to Agromyces archimandritae and includes:
- a CDS encoding TetR/AcrR family transcriptional regulator, with protein sequence MRGERAETTVVGKAEQRERTRAALVDIAARRFARDGYAGVALDDVVGEAGLTRGAVYHHFGSKQGLFRAVVEHAQHHVAGAVERAADGDGPALARFLDGCRAFLEASLDHEVRRILLVDGPAVLGWADWREGDLDTSVPLLDEGVAELAAAGVIEGDLAVVATMVSGALNELALAAAERRDAAARIDAGIATLERMLSGLSPKATA
- a CDS encoding RNA polymerase sigma factor, giving the protein MPDAAAVRRSVAAVWRIESARIVAGLTRMTGDFAFAEDLAQDALAAALEQWPAEGVPRHPGAWLTAVAKRRAIDQWRRRERQDARVAVIAHDLEEEQRLAVDADPSDPDEIHDDMLRLVFIACHPVLAREARVALTLRVVGGLTSEEIARMFLQPVATVQQRIVRAKKQLAGVPFEVPPREEFDERLGGVLGVLYLVFTEGHTATAGDDWMRPELSFEAVRLARVLVGLAPREPEVHALLALMELTAARFPARLGADGEPVLLAEQDRRRWDRAAIRRGRASLARAQEIAGDRGLGPYALQAAIAEQHDLATSVEATDWARIVAAYDGLAALAPSPVIELNRAVAVSMAEGPAAGLAIVDGLAGEKRLAVTHLLPSVRGELLARLGRDEEAHAEFERAAGLARNARERAVLLAKAAATGGRRPADA
- a CDS encoding Bax inhibitor-1/YccA family protein, translating into MAIDNPAFSRNDAFSKQRVATVSATDLQEMYDRPSAPEPVREVMTVEGTIQKSVISFGVMLVAAAIGWFTADMYLWVLGGIAGFVLALVNSFKKEPSPALILAYAGTQGLFVGGISALFGAVADGAVSQAVIATLVVFGVTLALFASGKIRASKKATKIFLIAMVGYAVFSLVNIVLMWTGVSTDPWGLRGGDFFGIPIALLLGVLVVIMAAYSLVLDFDFIKQGVDNKAPAKYQWTGAFGIMVTVVWLYVELLRMFAILQSND
- a CDS encoding DUF3817 domain-containing protein; translation: MPLEPKPADLPRIRGAVKFYQVASVITGVMLLLLCAEMILKYAFHLELFAFGDAGFLAFAQVLETAQGLESTGTGVNLSTGILIAHGWFYVVYLFADFRLWSLMRWPFTRFIVIALGGVVPFLSFFLEGRIAREVRAYLDEREAASTPGQAAQDAAA
- the guaA gene encoding glutamine-hydrolyzing GMP synthase; its protein translation is MTDETGDTVTEPTGHHDDTAPEAPVTTDADEQPAVLQQPGEPAANGTAQRPVLVVDFGAQYAQLIARRVREASVYSEIVPHTITAEEVAAKNPVGIVLSGGPSSVYEAGAPSLDEGILELGVPTLGICYGFQVMARQLGGEVAHTGLREYGATDARLTDAGGSLLGGQPDAQTVWMSHGDSVARAPEGFDVLASTESTPVAAFANDEKKFYGVQWHPEVKHSQHGQAVIENFLHRAAGIPADWNSGNVIAEQVERIREQIGSARVISALSGGVDSAVSTALVQRAVGDQLTAVFVDHGLLRAGERQQVEEDYVAATGVRLITVDAADTFLAALDGVSDPEQKRKIIGREFIRAFERAQADLIAEAREAGEPIRFLVQGTLYPDVVESGGGTGTANIKSHHNVGGLPEDLQFELVEPLRTLFKDEVRAIGRELGLPEAIVSRQPFPGPGLGIRIVGEVTRERLEILRAADAIARAELTAAGLDGEIWQCPVVLLADVRSVGVQGDGRTYGHPIVLRPVSSEDAMTADWTRLPYDVLAKISNRITNEVSEVNRVVLDVTSKPPGTIEWE
- a CDS encoding VOC family protein, with translation MNLYPVLATSDPAASAAFYREHFGFEPVFAADWYVSLRHPSGAEIALLDAGHETLPAAHRGRTAGGMLVNIEVPDVDAVARRLAEADVPVVQALRSEAFGQRHVIVADPGGVLVDVITEIEPDAAFADAFTG
- a CDS encoding YciI family protein, translated to MSKYMLIMRADDTGAANYEQIPFEQVIEAMGRYNEAMMNAGVLLAGEGLSDASEGFVVDFSGEEPLVTDGPFGETRELFNGFWIIEASTREEAAEWAKRAPLGPGAFLEVRRVNGPEDFPQDNEWIKKEEGWREEQAARAAGDD
- a CDS encoding SURF1 family protein, whose amino-acid sequence is MMLRPRWVLALVFALAVAAAFALLGQWQLDRAIEQGRTVERTTEAVQPLADTAEPDGPTTQIATGQMVEVTGRFVPGDTVLVEGRLNGGVAGVWPVAHLEVEGASAEAGGLPVALGWAPDAESARAAADEFDASAGDPVTFTGRFLPSEAPEEPGEGEDPHRMQTVAVAQLINLWADYDDRPVYFAYVTMADPPAGLDAIDSPEPEEPFELNWLNIFYAVEWVVFAGFAVYLWYRLVKDAVEREEQEAAEAAEAAERDAVDAAVPPTD
- a CDS encoding Rv2578c family radical SAM protein: MRWSGQELGVGRNDTLPGLARLNTLVRTVETPEFAGMTFHEVLAKSALNRVPGTSKMSFGWTINPYRGCSHACAYCFARPTHEYLDLDSGDDFDRQIVVKINVAEVLRKELARPGWRHESVALGTNTDPYQRAEGRYELMPGIIDALAGSRTPFSILTKGTLLRRDLPRLQAAARLVPIDLAMSIAIYDHDLQQSVEPGTPSTKARLATVTAVREAGFDCSVFLMPILPYLTDSKAHLDEALRRVKAAGATTVLYSALHLRGSVKPWFMRWLAREHPELVPRYRSMYYGQNAYAPKEYRRWLAERIHPLIRAHGLARGEEDPVTGGIRSRALGRDPAPAPAGPFEAGPGAAVGWSTAQPGVLF
- a CDS encoding sensor histidine kinase — protein: MPSSERIDDGAFSASFRSAALWGAAVAIAASIGIAIVVMVEQEEPLAPIAIVLFVALWVAVLVPHRVRRVPVAVIALIAGSALVTCLTVLILTWQHGFTDTNSLAIAMPAVALMFISGPGGMLAALLWPAAGFVLGTCAGFVAAALTGLTASLNVAAFGAFLLIIGFRAAEWSVRSRVGALRGVPATATPPGTEAAATVAAVAAGHLRAIAESGSGPLDPKMRAEIRRDLARFVGHDWRALAGALATPAGPRGVPSGAAGEPFAEAGRAPVAVGLPQLAASASSVGILVRRSGDPALLGRLPPPARDAVDAALAQCVVNVARHAGVNEAALSVREDDGCLEAVFSDEGAGFDAAAIGPDRVGLRISVQARIESVGGSVAVRSVPGEGTAITIRIPIGEA
- a CDS encoding thymidine kinase; this encodes MAKLYFRYGAMNSGKSTALLQAAFNYEERGHRVLLAKPAVDTKGDHRIVSRLGVTREVDYIIEPGADVLAVFEQHRAGVIESAGRDVSCLLIDEAQFLEAEQVEDLLRIALLDDIPVLAYGIRTDFQTVAFPGSRRLLEISHALEELKTICRCGRKAIFNGRRINGRFVFDGDQVAIDEDLVSYESLCGVCYLQESGGVLNGRAHG